One genomic region from Sphingobacterium sp. UGAL515B_05 encodes:
- the nuoH gene encoding NADH-quinone oxidoreductase subunit NuoH — protein sequence MLETILHILVPIAIFTFIAAFTLFAVYAERKIAGFVQDRLGPMETGKYGSLQTIADILKLLQKELITPSSADKILFRLAPIVIFVAVFTGFAVIPWAKDFIPADTHTGLFFIMAIISIDALGILMAGWGSNNKYSLLGSMRAIAQMVSYEIPVGLSLITVVMLTQTLNLNEIAIGQGILTNGSIKFLGLWEVNEIGGLFAWNIFQAPHLIITYIIFFIATLAECNRAPFDIPEAESELVGGFHTEYGGIQFAFIFLAEYAMMFLVSMLGVVLFLGAWNTPLPNIGAIRLADWTTGLVWGIFWTLAKSLFIVGIQMWIRWTLPRLRADQLMSLCWKVLTPLAFLCMAISAIWRILVIA from the coding sequence TTGTTAGAAACAATACTACATATCTTGGTTCCCATTGCTATTTTCACCTTTATAGCAGCTTTCACCTTGTTTGCAGTATATGCTGAACGAAAGATTGCGGGATTTGTCCAGGATCGACTCGGTCCGATGGAAACAGGAAAGTATGGTAGTCTCCAAACAATCGCCGACATTCTCAAACTGCTCCAAAAAGAATTAATCACCCCTTCATCAGCCGATAAAATTCTCTTTAGGCTTGCACCTATCGTTATTTTCGTTGCTGTATTTACAGGTTTTGCTGTTATCCCATGGGCAAAGGACTTTATTCCCGCGGATACACATACAGGCTTGTTCTTCATTATGGCTATCATCTCCATTGATGCTTTGGGCATCTTAATGGCAGGTTGGGGATCCAACAATAAATATTCTCTATTAGGCTCCATGCGTGCGATTGCACAGATGGTATCCTATGAAATTCCGGTAGGCCTCTCACTGATTACGGTCGTTATGCTCACCCAAACCCTAAATTTGAATGAAATCGCTATTGGACAGGGCATCCTAACCAATGGAAGCATTAAATTCTTGGGTCTTTGGGAAGTCAATGAGATTGGGGGCCTCTTTGCCTGGAATATTTTTCAGGCTCCACATTTGATTATCACCTACATCATATTCTTTATCGCAACCCTTGCCGAGTGTAATCGTGCTCCCTTTGATATTCCGGAAGCCGAATCTGAATTGGTCGGTGGCTTCCATACGGAATATGGCGGGATACAATTTGCCTTTATCTTTTTGGCGGAGTATGCCATGATGTTTTTGGTATCCATGTTGGGCGTTGTTCTCTTCTTAGGAGCTTGGAATACACCGTTACCCAACATAGGTGCAATACGTTTGGCCGATTGGACCACAGGCTTAGTGTGGGGAATATTTTGGACCTTGGCCAAATCATTGTTTATTGTTGGTATACAAATGTGGATCCGATGGACATTACCACGGTTGCGTGCAGATCAACTGATGAGTTTATGTTGGAAAGTATTGACGCCGCTGGCTTTTCTTTGTATGGCCATTTCTGCAATTTGGCGAATTTTAGTTATAGCATAA